A DNA window from Pseudomonas wuhanensis contains the following coding sequences:
- a CDS encoding nitrate reductase subunit alpha produces the protein MSHLLDQLRFFNRKQNEFSDGHGETRKESRDWENVYRSRWQYDKIVRSTHGVNCTGSCSWKIYVKNGLITWETQQTDYPRTRNDLPNHEPRGCPRGASYSWYIYSANRLKYPKIRKPLLKLWRDARQTMAPVEAWASIVEDKVKADSYKSKRGMGGFIRSNWEEVNEIIAAANVYTIKQYGPDRIVGFSPIPAMSMVSYAAGSRYLSLIGGACLSFYDWYCDLPPASPMVWGEQTDVPESADWYNSNYIIAWGSNVPQTRTPDAHFFTEVRYKGTKTVAITPDYSEVAKLTDLWLNPKQGTDAALAQAFNHVIFKEFHLDKPSAYFTDYAKRFTDLPVLVLLKQMVDQAPGAGYQPDRFLRASDLTDNLGQENNPEWKTIALDVSGELVSPQGSIGYRWGEKGKWNILPREGGEGREIDLKLSLIGDDVAEVAFPYFAGESHEHFQHVAGDAVQYRRVPVHNVVLADGSVAKVATVFDLSAANLAIDRGLGGANVAKDYDDASVPGTPAWQEQITGVSREKAIQIAREFADNADKTKGRSMIIVGAAMNHWYHMDMNYRGLINMLMLCGCVGQTGGGWAHYVGQEKLRPQCGWLPLAFGLDWNRPPRQMNGTSFFYAHSSQWRHEKMSMHDVLSPLADKSQFPEHALDYNIRAERAGWLPSAPQLNTNPLHICRDAAAAGMDPKDYVVKSLQDRSLRFSCEQPDSPVNFPRNMFIWRSNLLGSSGKGHEYMLKYLLGTKNGVMNEDIGQVGDCKPEEAEWVDEGAIGKLDLVTTLDFRMSSTCVYSDIVLPTATWYEKDDMNTSDMHPFIHPLSAAIDPAWESRSDWEIYKGIAKAFSSMSEGHLGVEKDLVTIPLMHDSVGELAQPFGGTDWKSDGVAPVPGKNAPNLHVVERDYPNIYKQFSSLGPLLEKHGNGGKGINWNTDAEVKFLGELNHKEGSAGISQGRPKIDTAIDAAEVILSLAPETNGHVAVKAWAALSEFTGIDHSHLALSKEHEAIRFRDIQAQPRKIISSPTWSGLEDDHVSYNAGYTNVHEGIPWRTITGRQQFYQDHPWMQAFGEQLMSYRPPVNTRTIEGVKGKRSNGEIEIVLNWITPHQKWGIHSTYSDNLLMLTLSRGGPIVWLSENDAKRAGIEDNDWIECFNVNGALTARAVVSQRVKDGMVMMYHAQERIVNVPGSETTKTRGGHHNSVTRVVLKPTHMIGGYAQQAYGFNYYGTVGCNRDEFVVVRKMSKVDWLDGSSGDDLPRPLPTDIEEN, from the coding sequence GTGAGTCATTTACTGGATCAATTGCGGTTTTTTAATCGCAAGCAAAACGAGTTTTCCGACGGTCATGGCGAGACCCGCAAAGAGTCTCGCGACTGGGAGAACGTCTACCGTTCGCGCTGGCAGTACGACAAGATCGTGCGCTCCACCCATGGGGTGAACTGCACCGGCTCCTGCTCGTGGAAAATCTACGTCAAGAACGGCCTGATCACCTGGGAAACCCAGCAGACCGACTACCCGCGTACCCGTAACGATCTGCCGAACCATGAGCCCCGTGGCTGCCCGCGTGGTGCCAGTTACAGCTGGTACATCTACAGCGCCAACCGTCTCAAATACCCGAAAATCCGCAAGCCGTTGCTCAAGCTCTGGCGTGATGCGCGGCAAACCATGGCGCCGGTCGAAGCCTGGGCCAGCATTGTCGAGGACAAGGTCAAGGCCGACTCCTATAAAAGCAAGCGCGGCATGGGTGGCTTCATTCGTTCCAACTGGGAAGAAGTCAACGAGATCATCGCCGCGGCCAACGTCTACACCATCAAGCAATACGGCCCGGACCGGATCGTCGGCTTCTCGCCGATCCCGGCCATGTCGATGGTCAGCTATGCGGCCGGTTCGCGTTATCTGTCGCTGATCGGCGGCGCCTGCCTGAGCTTCTACGACTGGTACTGCGACTTGCCACCGGCCTCGCCGATGGTCTGGGGCGAGCAGACCGACGTGCCGGAATCGGCCGACTGGTACAACTCCAACTACATCATTGCCTGGGGTTCCAACGTCCCGCAGACCCGTACCCCCGACGCGCACTTCTTTACCGAAGTCCGCTACAAGGGTACCAAGACTGTGGCAATCACCCCGGACTACTCGGAAGTCGCCAAGCTCACCGACCTGTGGCTGAACCCTAAGCAAGGCACCGACGCGGCGCTGGCCCAGGCGTTCAACCATGTGATCTTCAAAGAATTCCACCTGGACAAACCGAGCGCTTATTTCACTGACTACGCCAAGCGCTTCACCGATTTGCCGGTGCTGGTGCTGCTCAAGCAAATGGTCGACCAGGCACCGGGCGCCGGTTACCAGCCGGACCGCTTCCTGCGCGCCAGCGACTTGACCGACAACCTCGGCCAGGAAAACAACCCGGAATGGAAAACCATCGCGCTGGATGTCAGCGGCGAACTGGTTTCCCCTCAAGGCTCCATCGGTTATCGCTGGGGCGAGAAGGGCAAGTGGAACATTCTCCCGCGTGAAGGCGGCGAAGGCCGTGAGATCGATCTGAAGCTGAGCCTGATCGGTGATGACGTGGCCGAAGTGGCGTTCCCGTATTTTGCCGGCGAGTCCCACGAGCACTTCCAGCACGTGGCCGGCGATGCGGTGCAATACCGCCGCGTGCCGGTGCACAACGTGGTGCTGGCGGACGGCAGCGTGGCCAAAGTCGCCACCGTGTTCGACCTGTCGGCAGCCAACCTGGCGATTGATCGCGGCCTCGGCGGCGCTAACGTGGCCAAGGATTACGACGACGCCAGCGTGCCCGGCACCCCCGCCTGGCAGGAGCAGATCACCGGCGTCAGCCGCGAGAAAGCCATCCAGATTGCCCGTGAGTTCGCCGACAACGCCGACAAGACCAAGGGGCGTTCGATGATCATCGTCGGCGCGGCGATGAACCACTGGTACCACATGGACATGAACTACCGCGGGCTGATCAACATGCTCATGCTCTGCGGGTGTGTCGGCCAGACCGGTGGCGGTTGGGCGCACTACGTCGGCCAGGAAAAACTGCGTCCGCAATGCGGCTGGCTGCCACTGGCGTTCGGCCTGGACTGGAACCGTCCGCCTCGCCAAATGAACGGCACCAGCTTCTTCTACGCCCATAGTTCGCAATGGCGCCACGAGAAGATGAGCATGCATGACGTGCTCTCGCCGCTGGCCGATAAATCGCAATTCCCCGAGCATGCCCTGGACTACAACATCCGCGCCGAACGTGCCGGCTGGTTGCCCAGCGCACCGCAACTCAACACTAACCCTTTGCACATTTGCCGCGATGCGGCTGCGGCCGGCATGGACCCGAAAGACTACGTGGTCAAGTCGCTGCAGGACCGTTCGCTGCGCTTCTCCTGCGAACAGCCGGACAGCCCGGTGAACTTCCCGCGCAACATGTTCATCTGGCGCTCCAACCTGTTGGGCTCCTCGGGCAAGGGCCACGAGTACATGCTCAAGTACCTGCTCGGCACCAAGAACGGGGTGATGAACGAAGACATCGGCCAGGTCGGCGACTGCAAACCCGAAGAAGCCGAATGGGTGGACGAGGGCGCCATCGGCAAGCTCGATCTGGTCACCACGCTGGACTTCCGCATGTCCTCGACCTGCGTCTATTCCGACATCGTGTTGCCGACCGCAACCTGGTACGAAAAAGACGACATGAACACCTCGGACATGCACCCGTTCATTCACCCGCTGTCGGCAGCGATCGACCCGGCATGGGAATCGCGTTCCGACTGGGAAATCTACAAAGGCATCGCCAAGGCGTTTTCCAGCATGTCCGAAGGGCACCTGGGCGTTGAAAAGGACCTGGTGACCATCCCGCTGATGCACGACAGCGTCGGCGAACTGGCCCAACCGTTTGGCGGCACCGACTGGAAAAGCGACGGCGTGGCTCCGGTGCCGGGCAAGAACGCACCCAATCTGCATGTGGTCGAGCGTGACTACCCGAACATCTACAAACAGTTCTCGTCCCTCGGGCCATTGCTGGAAAAACACGGCAACGGCGGCAAGGGCATCAACTGGAACACCGACGCCGAAGTGAAATTCCTCGGTGAACTCAATCACAAAGAAGGCAGTGCCGGTATCAGCCAGGGTCGGCCGAAAATCGACACGGCGATCGATGCCGCCGAAGTGATTCTGTCCCTGGCGCCGGAAACCAATGGCCACGTCGCCGTCAAGGCCTGGGCTGCGTTGTCGGAATTCACTGGCATCGATCACAGCCACCTGGCGCTGTCCAAGGAACACGAGGCGATCCGTTTCCGCGACATTCAGGCACAGCCGCGCAAGATCATTTCCAGCCCGACCTGGTCGGGTCTCGAAGATGATCACGTCAGCTACAACGCCGGCTACACCAACGTTCACGAAGGGATCCCATGGCGCACCATCACCGGTCGCCAGCAGTTCTATCAGGATCACCCGTGGATGCAGGCGTTCGGCGAGCAACTGATGAGTTATCGCCCGCCCGTCAACACCCGCACCATCGAAGGGGTGAAAGGCAAGCGCAGCAACGGCGAGATCGAAATCGTCCTGAACTGGATCACCCCGCACCAGAAATGGGGCATCCACAGTACCTACAGCGACAACCTGCTGATGCTGACCCTCAGCCGTGGCGGGCCGATTGTGTGGCTCTCGGAGAACGACGCGAAACGCGCCGGCATCGAGGACAACGACTGGATCGAATGCTTCAACGTCAACGGTGCACTGACCGCCCGGGCGGTGGTCAGCCAGCGCGTCAAGGACGGCATGGTGATGATGTACCACGCACAGGAACGGATCGTGAACGTGCCAGGTTCGGAAACCACCAAGACCCGTGGCGGGCACCACAACTCGGTCACCCGCGTGGTGCTCAAGCCGACTCACATGATCGGCGGCTATGCCCAGCAGGCCTACGGTTTCAACTATTACGGCACGGTCGGTTGCAACCGCGATGAGTTCGTCGTGGTGCGCAAAATGTCCAAAGTCGACTGGCTCGATGGTTCAAGTGGCGATGACCTGCCACGTCCACTGCCGACCGATATCGAGGAGAACTGA